Genomic segment of Myxococcus stipitatus:
AGATGGCCACGTACTGCAGCGCCTCTTCGCGCAGGTCGCCGCCCGCCTCCGCTTCGCCCTTGGCCACGCGCTGGGCTTCGTAGAAGTCCACCAGCGTGAGGAAGGACTCCACCGCTTCGTCGAAGCGGTCCATGCGGTAGTACGTCCAGCCGAGCTTGTAGAGGGCCTTGTCGTAGAGCGGGTGGAGCTTGTCCTGGGCGGCGGCCTCGAAGGCCTGCGCGGCGCGGGGCAGCGCCTGCGAGTCCTTGTAGTTGTCGAACCAGTACTCGCCGATGCGGACCCACGCCTCGGTGGCGAAGCGGCTGCGCGGATAGCGGGCGATGAGCTGCTGGTAGGTCTGGAAGCTCTCGTCGACCTGCTCCTGCTCTTCCAGGCAGTAGCCGAGCAGGTACCAGGCGCCGTCGTTGAGGCGGTAGTCGGGGTAGTCCTTCAGCAGCCGGCGGTACAGTGTGATGGAGTCCGCGTAGTCCTTCTTCGGCTCGACGGGGAAGGCCGAGTCGGGGTTCTTGTCATGCGCCTCCAGCCGCTCGCGGTACTCCTTCATCGCGAGCTGGTGCTCGTCCTGGGAGCGCTCGTAGTAGAGCTCCGCGAGGCGGAACATGACGTCTGGCGTGTAGCGGGGCTCGTGGGGGTAGCGGCGCAGGAACTCCTCGAAGCGGACGATGGCCTCCATCCGCTCCTTGCGCTCCTGGGCCTCGAAGTCCCGGATGACCTTCTCGTACGAGGACGACAGCGAGTCGCGCTTCTGCTCGTACTTGCGCTCCATCAGGCGCTGCACGTCGCCGCTGAACTCGCGAGACTCCTCCTCGTACGTGCGCAGGGCCTGGCTCACGTCCTGGAGCAGCACCTCTTCATCGGGCGTGCGGCCCAGGCCCGTGAGGTAGCCCGCATCCGGCGGGGCCGCGGGGCTCTGTGCTCCAGCCGAAGCCGTCCCCGCGTCCGGCGCCTGGGCGGCGGCGGGGAGCGAGGTCAGGGCGAGCAGCACCGCGAGGACTCGCCGCATCACCGGCCATCCTCCGCGAGCACGCCCCGGAAGTCCGCGTCCAGCGCGCGCAGGGCATCGGCCTTCTGCGCGGACACCTTCTGGATGGCCGTGGTCTTGTCCTGCTTCTCGGTGAAGGCCACGTCCACCACACCTACGTCCGCCTTGAGCACCAGGTCATAGAACTGCCGGCGCACGCGGCGGAAGCTGTCGTAGGCGATGCGGCCCACCAACTGTTTGGCATTGCTGGACACCGCGGCGACCTCGGCCTCGTACTTGTCGAGGAGCTTCTGCTCGGCCAGCACCTTCTCGCGGATGCGGCGCCCTCGCTGGTCCACGCGGGCGAGCAGTGCGCTCTGGGCCTCCGCCACGCGCTTGCTCAGGGCCAGGCCCTGGTCCCGGGCCTGATGCGCACGCGTCAGCAGGGAGGAGGGCGACTGGCGCTGCTCCGCCTCGGAGAGCACCGCGTGTTCGGCGCGCAGCGCGGCGAGGTAGCGGCCTCGGATGGCCTGCTCACCGGCGAGGCTCGCCGCGGCGCTGTTGCGCTCGTCCGCGAGCCGGCCGCGGGTCTTGTCGAGCTCCTGCTGGAGCTCCTGGAGCGTCTGGACCTCCGCCTGGAGCTGCACCAGGAACTCGCGCTCCTCGTCGGGCGGCGTCTGCCGCATCAGGCGCGTGTCATCCACCCACTTGCGCACCGCCGCGGCGATGGCGTGCAGGCCGCGCACTTCCGCGCCCAGCCGGAATGCCTCCCGGTCCACCGCGTCCACGCGCGCCTGCATGCGCCGCAGCCGCTCCTCCAGCTCCTTCTGCGTGGTGGGGAGCGTGGCGAAGCGCGCGGCCAGCGTCTCCCGCTCGTGGCGCAAGGGCAGGAGCTTCTCCCGCTCCGTCGCGGTGAGCGACGACTCCAGCGAGTGACGCTCCAGTTCCACGAGCGCGGCCTCCGCGTTCGCGACGGCGGTCTCCACCGCGTCCGCGCGCATGAAGCCCTCTTGCAGCTCCGGGAAGGTCTCCAGCCTGCGCGTCTGGAGGGCCAGGAGGATGCGCGCGGCGAGCTCTCGCGCGTCGACCGTTCCCTTCTTCCCGGTGTCGATGTCGCCCACCATCTTCATCGCATCGCCGACCTCGCGCTCGGTCGACGCGTACTTCAGCGCGAGGGGCGGCAGCAGCGTGCGCACGTCGGGGACCGTGTCCGTGCGCGCGAGGAGCCGGTCGAAGTACGCGACGGGGTCGCGGTTGGCGCTCAGCATCCCATCCACCTTCTCTCGCACGGGGCGGAAGGTGCTGATGAGCTCGTCATAGGCCGCGATGGCGTCGTTGTACTTCTGGAGCTTCTGGAGCAGGTGGCCCTGGAGGAGCTTGGCCTCGGGCGCGAGTCGCGAATCCGGTGACACCATCAACAGGATGTCGACCGCGTTCTTGGCCTCCTGGTAGCTGCCCTTGCGCACCTGGGTCCACGCGATTTCGTAGAGCGACTCCGGGAAGGACTCGCTCTCGCGAGGCACCTGGCCGTACCGGTCCAACGCCTCGTCGAAGCGGCCGGCCTCGTAGAGCAGGCGCCCCAGGGACATCAGCGAGAGCTCGCGAATGCGCTCCGGGTCCGTGTCCGCCGTCGTCCGCACCACGGGCTTGTCCGCCGTCGCGGGCGCGGCGTCCCGAGGCGGCACGGGGACGAGGAGCTGCTGGAACTGGAGGATGGCCAGGGGCAGCTCACCGGCCTGCATCGACAGGACGGCCATGTGGTAACCGGCCTGGAGCTGATACGGCCCGCCCGGGAGCTGGGCCAGGGGCGCGAAGGCGGCGCGCGCGCGGGACAGGCGCTCGGCGGGAGGCAGGTCCGTGCGGCGGAAGAGCCACTTCGCGTTCACGTACTGGATGTCCGGCGGAAGCTGTCCCCCGTAGAGGCTCCGCGCCTGGTCGAGCTGGGCCTCGATGCCGTCGAACAGGTTCAGCTTCCCGCAGATGGCCAGGTAGCGCGTGAGGGCGTCGCGGTGGCGCGCGGAGGGCGTGGGCAGGGCGAGCAGCTCGCGCAGGTAGATACGCGCGCCCAGGTCGTTCTTCTGCTGATAGAGGGCATCCGCGAGGAAGTAGAGCGCGTCCGGGTATCGCGGATGGCTCTGGAACGCCGGGTCGCTCACCAGGTCGTAGAAGAGGACCGAGGCCGCGTTCCAGTCACCCAGCAGGTAATGGATCTCCGCATCCGAGTAGCGCCGCGCGCGGACCTGCGCCTCATCGGGCTCCGGGCGCTGGCTGTACTGTGTCTCCACGAAGCGCAGGGCCTCGTCGGCGGTGCGCAGCTGCTGCTCCACCGACGAGAGGTTGCGCTCCAGCTCCTGCTGCGTCAGCGCGGGAGGCGGCTCCGCGGCGGAGGCGGAGGTGCCGCCCGCGAGGCTGAGCACGAGGGCGAGGGCGCGAAGCGACACGTTCACCGGCGGCCCCTACCGCGCTTCAGTGGAGGACGTGGCCGGAGCAGGGGCCCCGGGCTCGCCGTCGATGCGAGGCGCCGAGTCGCGCGACAGCTCGATGTCGTAGCGCACCGCGGGCCGGTCCTTGTGGTCCGTGGTGATGCCACCCTGCTCGAAGCCCACCACGCGCACGGTGGAGACCTTTCCTGGCTCGGCGTTGAAGGTGTAGCTGGATTGCACCTTGAACTTGTAGCCCTCCAGGTAGCTGAACACGCCGAAGCCGTTGCCTCGGTACACCAGCCGCACGGCGAGCTGGTGCTGGCCCGGGACGATGCGCCCGTTGAAGACCTCGAACTGCTCGCGCTTGCCCAGCTCTCCCTGCAGGTCCAGCTGCGTGAAGATGGGCGCGCCATCCAGCGCGTACGTCACGGACTCCAGGATGAAGGAGCCACCCATCTCGTTCTTGTGGACGATGAGCGCGCGGGCGCCCGTGGTGACGTCTCCGCCGAGCACCGTCTCCTGCAACAGCAGGAGGCGCGCCTTGGAGCGGTAGATCTTCTCCTTCAGGTCGACAACCTGCTCCTCCAGCGTCTTCACGCGGGAGTTGAAGGCCTCGTCGGCGGTGCTGTCACCCTCCGGAGCCGCGGACGCGCTCGACGAAGAGGTGGCGGCGGGAGGGGAGGGGCGCGGTTCCTGCGCGAGCGCCGCCCCACAGAGGGTGGCGCTCACGAGCGCGAGGAGGCGGAGGGTGGCGGCTTCGACACGCACTGTGCGACCTCAGGAGGCGGACGGCCTGACCCGTCGGCGGCGGTTGTAACACCGTTGACCGCGGGGCGTCTTGTCACCCGCGGTAAGGGACGCCAAGAGGCGTCCGGCCGCTTGCTCTCAGCCGCCCTTCTTCAGCTCCGTGAGCACCAGCTTCGCCACCGCCTTGAGCGTGTCGAACACGCCCACGCCGGTCGGCGCCACGGCCTGGTACTCGGGGATGTTGCGCGGGTTGAGCGCCTTGCGCATCTCCTCCACCGTCACTGCGTTGGGCAGGTCGCGCTTGTTGTACTGGATGACGTACGGAATCTTGTTCAGGTCGTAGCCCTGCTCGGCCAGGTTCACCCGGAGGTTCTCGATGGACTCCATGTTCGCCTCCATGCGCTCGATCTGGCTGTCGGCGACGAACACCACGCCGTCCACGCCCTTGAGGATGAGCTTGCGGCTGGCGTCGTAGAACACCTGGCCCGGCACCGTGTAGAGGTGGAAGCGCGTCTTGAAGCCGCGAATCTCGCCGAGCGACAGCGGCAGGAAGTCGAAGAAGAGCGTGCGGTCCGTCTCGGTGGAGAGCGAGATGAGCTTGCCCTTCGTCTCGGCCGCCGTCTTGTTGTAGATGTACTGGAGGTTGGTCGTCTTCCCGCAGAGACCCGGTCCGTAATAGACAATCTTGCAGTTGATTTCGCGGGATGAGTAGTTGATGAAGGACATGGCTTCCCGGGTTACTCGCTGAAGAGGTTGTCGATATCGTCGTCGGAGATCTCGGCGAACGGCGACCCGGCACCCGGGCTGTCCGTCTTCTTCACCAGACTCTCGAAAATCTTCGTGAGCTCGTCGCTGGCCTTCTTGATGCGCAGGCGGACGAGGCCCAGGCTCGTGCGGTTGTCGAAGATGACGACCAGCACCACCCGGCTGCCGACGATGGTCATGTAGAGCGAGTCCTTCGCCCCTTCATGGAACTGGTTGGGGAACTCGTTCTCGCCGATCAGCTTGGCGAGTCCACCCATGGCGGCCACGTTGCCGGCCGTCAGTGAGGCCAGGGAAGTGGTGTCGATGTTCTGCGTCTGGCCCGCCGAGGAGATGAGCTGCCCGTTCTTGTCGACGAGGAAGACCACCTTCGCGTTCGCGTCCTTGGTGAGCCGGTCGCAAACGGCGTTGATCTTGGTGAACTCCTCTTCGTACATCACCAGTTGCGTGCCCATGGGCGTATGCGCTCCTCAGCGTTCGCTCGCCCCGCTCACGAAAGGCACTCCCATTGTTTCTGGAGTGAATCCCGGAGGTTAGACGAGGCGCTACCGACCGTGAGGATGCTTAGCAAAGCCCCTCCACTCCAGCAAGAAGCCATCCGCGCCTCGCGGTGAGAACGCGGTGTCCTGGGCCCAGGCCCCCGCTCCACCCGCCCCCCTCGGTGGGCTCCTGGGGGTTCCGGAGGGTTTTCCTGGTCAACTGGCGGCGCCGGTTTGGGAGTGTTCCCGGCTTTCTCTATACTCGGCCGGGCTTTGACGCCCCCAAGCCCCCTGTCCCCCATCCTGGCGCGTCTGGCGCCCTTGCTGTTGGTGCTGGTCTGCGTCCCGTCCGCCCGGGCGGAGGAGGTGCGCGAGCGAGCCTCGCTGCGCCTGCGCTACGGCCTTGCCTTGCGCAATGGCGCACAGGTGGATGTAGGGCCGGGGCTCACCTACGACGGCTTCACGCCGAATGATCTGGCGGCGACGGGGACGTTCTGGGCCGGGTCCTGGATGGGTGGCTGGGCGGCCGTCCAACGCGAGGGTTTCGACCTGAAGGAAGGCTCGGTGAGGATCACCGGCGGCAGCCTGTTGAGGGCGTCGGTGGGGCCTCGGGTCCGGACCTGGCTGGGGCCCGTGCGGGCGGAGCTGGGCGCGGGCTACGGCTATGCGCAGCTTCCGGTGTTCGGCACGTCCTCGGAGCCGGTGCTGGCGCGCGGCGTGAGGCACGCGGCCTTGGTGAGCGCGAGCGTGAGGGTGCCGCTCTTCTCCCGGCTGGCGGTGGAGGCGCGGGGCGAGCTGCCGGTGTCGCTGTCGGCGAGTGACTCGGCGGGGGACAAGGCGGAGGCGAAGGGGTTCTCCGCGGGCGGCGCGCTGCTGTTTCCCCTCGTGGGTTCGTCGCGGTGGTCCGGCACCGCGCTGTTGGACTTCCAGCACGTGCAGGACACGGTGACGCTGGCGGATGGGAGCCGGTCCGAGCAGCGCATGCGCCGGGTGGGCGCCGCGCTGGAGCTGGCCTGGAATGATGCGCCCCCGGTGCGTGAGTTCACGCCGCCGCCGGTCGAGCCCGTGCGGGTGCCGGTGGGCTCGGTGTCGCTCCAGGTGCTGGACGCGGAGTCGGGTGCGCCGCTGCCGGGCGCGAGGGTGGTGCTGGTGTCGGGAGGCGTGGAGGGCGCGCCGCGCGAGGTCGACGCGAAGGGCTTCGTCGAGGTTGGAGAGCTGCCGCCGGGGGCCATCGTCGCGCGGGTGAGCGCGGACGGCTATGAGCCCGTCGAGGCCCAGGGCACCGTGGAGGATGGCGGGCGGGTGGCGCTGGAGGTCCGGGCGCGCAAGCTGCCGCCGCCCACGGGCGGGCTGAAGGTGTCGGTGGTGAACGCGTCGAACGCCGTGCCGCTGCCGGGGGTTCGCGTGGTGGTGGGCTCCGCGGTGGTGCGCACGGACTTGAAGGGTGAGGCCTGGGTGAAGGACCTGCCTCCGGGGCCGGTGTCGGTGGTGGCGAGCTCCCAGGGATATCGGACGGCGGAAGAGGCGGCCGTCATCGTCGCGGGGATGGAGACGGCGCTGTCGGTGCCGCTGGCGCTCGAGCGCAAGGGCGAGCCCGCGACGCTCAAGGGACAGGTGCGCAGCGCTCGCGGCGGCAAGCCCGTCGCCGCCACGTTGCTCATCCCCCAGGCCAAGGTGAAGGCGCGCACGGATGCGCAGGGCGCGTTCACCTTCCAGGTTCGCGGCGGCACCTACCGCATCATCATCTCCGCGCGGGGCTTCCTGTCGCAGTCGAAGCTCGTCACCCTGAAGGAGGGCGAGCAGGCCATCTTCAACGTCGATCTCTTCCCGAGGCAGAAACGGTGAGCAACGCGCGTCCCTGGCTCCTGGCCCTTCTCCTCGTCGCTTCTGCCTGTGACCAGGACGCGGCCACTCCACCTCCCGCCGCTCCAGACGCGGCCGCCGTGGCCGCCGTGGGGCCCGCCGTCGAGCTGGCCCGGTTGGAGGGGCTCTCTGGCGAGGTGATGGTGGAGCGCGGAGGCAAGAAGCTTCCCGCCCAGGAAGGTCCGCTCTACTCCGGCGACGCGGTGGAGACGGGGACCTCGGGCGCGGCGACGATGCGCTTCGCGGATGGGCGCTCGGTCGAGGTGGGCTCCGACGCACGCGTGGGCCTGGATGAGAAGTCAGGGGAAGTGGTGCTCACGGTGGAGCGAGGCATCGTGCTGACGCGGGTCCCCGCGCGCCCGGCCGGGACGCCCGCGAGCGCCAGGAAGGTGTCGCTGACGCTGCTGACGCCCTTCGGCCTCACCCGCGTGGGCTCCGAGCCCAGCGAGGTGAGCGTGCAGGTGGGGAAGGACTTCGGCCGCGTGGAGGTGAAGCTGGGGGCCATCGAGTTCGTCGACAAGGAGGGGCACCAGCTGCGCGCGTCGGAAGGCGACTCCGTGGACGTGTCCGCGGGCCGCGCGGAGCTGTTGCTGAAAGGCTCTCGTGTGATTGAGCTGGAGCCCATCCAGGTGACGGTGCGCGTGGGCTCGGGGCGCGCGGAGCTCAAGCCCAAGGAGGGGAAGCGCTGGCGGGCGATGCGCGCGGAGGGTGATGTGCTCGCCCCGGGAGATGGGATTCGCACGCGCCCGGGAGCGTCGGTGGAGATGTCGCTGCAGGGCTCGTCCTCGCGGCTGTCCCTGGGCCCCTCGGCGGAGATGGTGCTGGAGGGCGCCGCACAGGGCGGCAATCGCGACGAGGCGCGCATGGAGCTGAAGCAGGGCGGGCTCGGCGTGCAGCTCGCGAAGGGACGCGAGAGCCGCGTGGTGCTGCCGGGGCTCACGCTGGAGGGCGATGGTGCGTCGAGGGTCGCGGTGCGGCGCACGGCCTCCGGTTACCTGGTGGACGCGCAGACGGGGCAGCTGACGCTCGTGCGAGGCAACTCGCGGCAGCCGCTGCGCGCGGGGGAGCGGGCCACGGTGACGGGGGACTCGGGCGCGGCGGTCATCGAGGCCCTGGCTCCGGCGATGCTGATGCTGCGGGAGGGCGACGGCACGGAGGTCTACCACCAGGGCCTGCCCGAGGTGGCGTTCGGCTGGGAGAAGGCGGGCGAGGCGACGGTGGAGGTGGCGATGGACGAGGCGTTCACCGAGCCCCTCGTCTCCGGCACGGTGTTCCAGCCCTTCGTCAACGTGACGGCGCCCGCGCGAGGACTCCTGTACTGGCGGGTGCGCGGCAAGGACGGTCAGGACGTGGCGAAGGGGAGCGCGACGTTTGCGCCGGAGCGGCTGGGCCGGGACCTGGACCGGGTGCGCAACGTGGTGCCGGAGGGGCTGGAGAAGACGACCATCTTCTACCAAGACAAACCTCCGGCGGTGACGTTCACCTATGGCGAGGAGGCCTCCGCGGCGAAGTACCGGGTGGCGGTGTACCGGGTGGGGGCGCTGGAGAAGGTGGTGGCGGAGCGCACGGTGGCGGAGGCGCGCGCGGCGCTGGACGCGGGCGCGCTGGGCGAGGGCAGCTACCTCTGGTCCGTGACGCCGCTGTCGGCGACGGGTGAGCAGCTCAAGGGTGGGCGGATGAACAAGCTGGAGCTGGTCTACGACAACTCGGTGCCGCTGCTGCTGGTGTCGCAGCCTCGCAACGGCCAGGCCGCGGCGGCCAAGGTGCGGGCCACGGGGGTGGCTCCGGTGAACGCGCGTGTGTCCATCAATGGACGTCCCGTGGCGTTGGATGCGAAGCACCGGTTCGATACGTGGGCGGAGCCGGTGGGCTCGCCTCCCATGCTGATGTTCAAGATGTCGCGTCCCGGTGCTCCGGATATCCACACGGTGCGCACCCTGCGACAGCGAGGGCTCTGAGGATGGTTCCCCCCCGGTCAACACAACACGGCTCCGAGGACGCTCCACCGCCCCTCCTGCGCCCCTATGGCCCGTACGTGCTCGTGCGCAAGCTGGCCGAGGGCGGCATGGCGGAAATCTTCCTCGCCAAGCTGCTGGGCGCCGACGGCTTCGAGCGCAACGTCGTCATCAAGCGGATGCTTCCGCACCTGTCCAACATCCCCGACTTCGTGGAGATGTTCCGGGACGAGGCGCGGCTGGCCGCGAAGCTCGCGCACCCGAACATCATCCAGATCCAGGAGCTGGGCTTCACGGAGGGCTGCTACTACATCTGCATGGAGTACCTCGCGGGCGAGGACTTCTCCACGACGCTGCGGCTGGCGGGGCGCAGGCGGCAGTACCTGCCGTACCCCATCGTGCTGCGCGTGCTCATCGACTCGGCGCGCGGGCTGCACTACGCGCACGAGTTCTCGAACGAGAGCGGCCAGCCGCTCAACGTCGTGCACCGCGACATCTCTCCGTCGAACCTGTACCTGACGTACCAGGGGCAGGTGAAGGTGCTGGACTTCGGCATCGCCAAGGCCGAGTCGAGGCTCGTCAATACGCGCACCGGCGTGGTGAAGGGCAAGTACATGTACATGGCCCCGGAGCAGGCGCGGGGACAGGAGGTGGACCGGCGCGCGGACATCTTCGCGCTCGGCGTCAGCCTGTACGAGGCGCTCACGCACGTGCGGCCCTTCTCGCGAGAGAATGACCTCGCGGTGCTCAACGCGCTGCTGCACAACGAGTTCAAGCGTCCGCGAGAGCTGCGCGCGGACCTGCCGGAGGCGCTGGAGGCCATCGTCCTCAAGGCCATGGCGCCCTTCGCGAATGACCGCTACGCCACGGCGGAGGCCTTCGCGCAGGACCTGGAGGCGTTCCTCGGCGAGCACTACAGCGGCTCGGGCACCCAGCAGCTGGGGCCGTTCTTGCGCAGCCACTTCGGGGATGAGCGCTTCACCGAGCGCACCCGCATTCCGACGCTGGCCTCGCTCTCCGCGGCGCTGGGCGTCGTGACGCAGGCCACGGGCTTGATGGAGGCGGGGACGAACGTGGTGGGCGCTCCGGCCTCGCTGGGCGCGGGGCAGACGGCTCCCACGGCGCAGGCCTGGGGGACTCACTCACCCACGTCGTCGTCGGGGCTGGTGCCCGCGGTCCCGAAGACTCCCGCGACGGAGAACGCGCCCCCTCCCGAGCCGCTGCCGCCGGGGCGCTCCCGGAGCTGGCGTCCGATGGTGGTGGGGCTCGCCGCGGGGTTGGTGCTCGCGGGGGGCGGACTGGTGGGCTATCGCAAGTTCGCGGCCCCTGAGCCCGTGCGTGACACCGTGGCGGCGCCTTCGGCCCCGGTGCAGGTGGCCCCGCCTGGAGAGGTCCGCGCGCAGGACCCGGCGCCCGCGACTCCACCCGAACAGCCGGTGGTCGCCGCGGGGACTGTCACCGAGACGGCCGCGGGGACGAACCCGCCCGTGGCGGGTGACGACACCGCCGCCGTGGCGGCGCGAGCGCCAGTACCGGACGACAGGGGCACCGAGGACGATGAGGTGAAGCCCCTCAGGTCCACCCCGCCGAAGAAGCCGGTGTCGCTGGGCATGGGCGACATCCGACGCGTCGTGCAGAAGGGAAGCTCCCGCATCTCTTCCTGCTTCACGCGCAACCGGGAGGAGCTGCCCGCGAGCGAGGGGAAGATTCAGGTGGAGTTCTCCATCGCCTCCACGGGCAAGGTCGACGCGACTGTCGGGGAGCCGTGGGCCGGCACGAAGGTCGGCCGCTGCGTCGAGGTGGAGGCGGAGCGGCTGCGCTTCCCCGCGCATCGCGACGAGACGGTCGACGTGATTGTCCCGTTCGCGTGGACGTTGAAGTAGGCGGCGCCGGGGCTTCCCGGCGCCGGGTGGGGCTCAGAGGTCGCGGCGGGCGGACAGCGCCTTCGCGAGGGTGGCTTGGTCCGCGAACTCCAGGTCCCCACCCATGGGCAG
This window contains:
- a CDS encoding tetratricopeptide repeat protein — protein: MNVSLRALALVLSLAGGTSASAAEPPPALTQQELERNLSSVEQQLRTADEALRFVETQYSQRPEPDEAQVRARRYSDAEIHYLLGDWNAASVLFYDLVSDPAFQSHPRYPDALYFLADALYQQKNDLGARIYLRELLALPTPSARHRDALTRYLAICGKLNLFDGIEAQLDQARSLYGGQLPPDIQYVNAKWLFRRTDLPPAERLSRARAAFAPLAQLPGGPYQLQAGYHMAVLSMQAGELPLAILQFQQLLVPVPPRDAAPATADKPVVRTTADTDPERIRELSLMSLGRLLYEAGRFDEALDRYGQVPRESESFPESLYEIAWTQVRKGSYQEAKNAVDILLMVSPDSRLAPEAKLLQGHLLQKLQKYNDAIAAYDELISTFRPVREKVDGMLSANRDPVAYFDRLLARTDTVPDVRTLLPPLALKYASTEREVGDAMKMVGDIDTGKKGTVDARELAARILLALQTRRLETFPELQEGFMRADAVETAVANAEAALVELERHSLESSLTATEREKLLPLRHERETLAARFATLPTTQKELEERLRRMQARVDAVDREAFRLGAEVRGLHAIAAAVRKWVDDTRLMRQTPPDEEREFLVQLQAEVQTLQELQQELDKTRGRLADERNSAAASLAGEQAIRGRYLAALRAEHAVLSEAEQRQSPSSLLTRAHQARDQGLALSKRVAEAQSALLARVDQRGRRIREKVLAEQKLLDKYEAEVAAVSSNAKQLVGRIAYDSFRRVRRQFYDLVLKADVGVVDVAFTEKQDKTTAIQKVSAQKADALRALDADFRGVLAEDGR
- a CDS encoding dihydrolipoamide acetyltransferase, which encodes MRVEAATLRLLALVSATLCGAALAQEPRPSPPAATSSSSASAAPEGDSTADEAFNSRVKTLEEQVVDLKEKIYRSKARLLLLQETVLGGDVTTGARALIVHKNEMGGSFILESVTYALDGAPIFTQLDLQGELGKREQFEVFNGRIVPGQHQLAVRLVYRGNGFGVFSYLEGYKFKVQSSYTFNAEPGKVSTVRVVGFEQGGITTDHKDRPAVRYDIELSRDSAPRIDGEPGAPAPATSSTEAR
- the mglA gene encoding gliding-motility regulator Ras-like GTPase MglA; the protein is MSFINYSSREINCKIVYYGPGLCGKTTNLQYIYNKTAAETKGKLISLSTETDRTLFFDFLPLSLGEIRGFKTRFHLYTVPGQVFYDASRKLILKGVDGVVFVADSQIERMEANMESIENLRVNLAEQGYDLNKIPYVIQYNKRDLPNAVTVEEMRKALNPRNIPEYQAVAPTGVGVFDTLKAVAKLVLTELKKGG
- the mglB gene encoding gliding-motility regulator GTPase-activating protein MglB, yielding MGTQLVMYEEEFTKINAVCDRLTKDANAKVVFLVDKNGQLISSAGQTQNIDTTSLASLTAGNVAAMGGLAKLIGENEFPNQFHEGAKDSLYMTIVGSRVVLVVIFDNRTSLGLVRLRIKKASDELTKIFESLVKKTDSPGAGSPFAEISDDDIDNLFSE
- a CDS encoding carboxypeptidase regulatory-like domain-containing protein — encoded protein: MTPPSPLSPILARLAPLLLVLVCVPSARAEEVRERASLRLRYGLALRNGAQVDVGPGLTYDGFTPNDLAATGTFWAGSWMGGWAAVQREGFDLKEGSVRITGGSLLRASVGPRVRTWLGPVRAELGAGYGYAQLPVFGTSSEPVLARGVRHAALVSASVRVPLFSRLAVEARGELPVSLSASDSAGDKAEAKGFSAGGALLFPLVGSSRWSGTALLDFQHVQDTVTLADGSRSEQRMRRVGAALELAWNDAPPVREFTPPPVEPVRVPVGSVSLQVLDAESGAPLPGARVVLVSGGVEGAPREVDAKGFVEVGELPPGAIVARVSADGYEPVEAQGTVEDGGRVALEVRARKLPPPTGGLKVSVVNASNAVPLPGVRVVVGSAVVRTDLKGEAWVKDLPPGPVSVVASSQGYRTAEEAAVIVAGMETALSVPLALERKGEPATLKGQVRSARGGKPVAATLLIPQAKVKARTDAQGAFTFQVRGGTYRIIISARGFLSQSKLVTLKEGEQAIFNVDLFPRQKR
- a CDS encoding protein kinase domain-containing protein; this translates as MVPPRSTQHGSEDAPPPLLRPYGPYVLVRKLAEGGMAEIFLAKLLGADGFERNVVIKRMLPHLSNIPDFVEMFRDEARLAAKLAHPNIIQIQELGFTEGCYYICMEYLAGEDFSTTLRLAGRRRQYLPYPIVLRVLIDSARGLHYAHEFSNESGQPLNVVHRDISPSNLYLTYQGQVKVLDFGIAKAESRLVNTRTGVVKGKYMYMAPEQARGQEVDRRADIFALGVSLYEALTHVRPFSRENDLAVLNALLHNEFKRPRELRADLPEALEAIVLKAMAPFANDRYATAEAFAQDLEAFLGEHYSGSGTQQLGPFLRSHFGDERFTERTRIPTLASLSAALGVVTQATGLMEAGTNVVGAPASLGAGQTAPTAQAWGTHSPTSSSGLVPAVPKTPATENAPPPEPLPPGRSRSWRPMVVGLAAGLVLAGGGLVGYRKFAAPEPVRDTVAAPSAPVQVAPPGEVRAQDPAPATPPEQPVVAAGTVTETAAGTNPPVAGDDTAAVAARAPVPDDRGTEDDEVKPLRSTPPKKPVSLGMGDIRRVVQKGSSRISSCFTRNREELPASEGKIQVEFSIASTGKVDATVGEPWAGTKVGRCVEVEAERLRFPAHRDETVDVIVPFAWTLK